One window of Caloenas nicobarica isolate bCalNic1 chromosome 7, bCalNic1.hap1, whole genome shotgun sequence genomic DNA carries:
- the DENND10 gene encoding DENN domain-containing protein 10 — translation MAEPEAQLLLAVGLIEKDTNGDALWVWCYPSVTAELRSLLLRKCCLTDENKLLHTFVFGQYKRSWFYITTAEVQDSPALKKVTHFSIVLMAKDFNPEKYAAFMRILCRIYLKHGSPVKMMESYIAVLTKGICQSEENGSFLSKDFDARKAYLAGSIKDIVSQFGMETVILYTALMLKKRIVVYHPRIEAVQEFTRTLPALVWHRQDWSILHSYVHLNEEELEALKACTGYIAGFTDSEVNSRPDLYDVYVNLAESEITISPVVKEAMTMGKLHKEIGQLIVQSAEDPDKSDSQVIKDISLKTKEVLATLASLAEVSDGNEKPTLNSEALKQKRFPPATENFLFHLAAAEQMLKI, via the exons ATGGCGGAGCCGGAGgcgcagctgctgctggccgtGGGGCTGATCG AAAAAGACACCAACGGAGATGCTTTGTGGGTTTGGTGTTATCCCTCCGTAACAGCTGAACTGAGGAGTCTGTTGCTGCGAAAATGCTGCCTTACGGATGAAAATAAACTGCTTCATACATTTGTATTTGGCCAGTATAAAAGGTCGTGGTTCTACATCACAACTGCCGAAGTTCAAGATTCTCCAGCCTTGAAAAAG GTGACCCACTTCTCCATTGTCCTAATGGCCAAAGACTTCAACCCAGAGAAATACGCTGCCTTCATGAGGATACTGTGTAG GATCTACTTGAAGCACGGAAGTCCAGTTAAAATGATGGAGAGTTACATTGCAGTCCTGACCAAGGGGATCTGCCAAAGCGAAGAAAACGGATCTTTCCTCAGCAAGGATTTTGATGCTCGGAAGGCTTATCTTGCTGGTTCCATCAAAG ATATAGTATCTCAGTTTGGAATGGAAACAGTTATCTTATATACAGCACTGATGTTGAAAAAGAGAATTGTAGTGTACCATCCTAGAATAGAAGCTGTGCAGGAGTTTACCAG GACCTTGCCTGCTTTAGTGTGGCATCGACAAGACTGGTCAATTCTTCATTCATACGTACATCTAAATGAGGAGGAACTGGAAGCCTTAAAAGCCTGCACAG GTTACATTGCTGGATTTACAGATTCTGAAGTGAACAGTAGACCGGACCTCTACGATGTGTATGTGAATTTGGCAGAGAGCGAGATCACTATTTCCCCTGTAGTAAAAG AGGCAATGACAATGGGAAAACTTCACAAAGAAATTGGACAACTGATCGTTCAATCTGCAGAAGATCCAGATAAATCAGACAGCCAAGTCATTAag GATATTTCTCTGAAGACAAAAGAAGTCTTGGCTACTTTAGCCTCCCTTGCTGAAGTTTCCGATGGCAATGAAAAACCAACCCTTAACTCTGAGGCCCTGAAACAAAAACGATTTCCACCAGCTactgaaaactttctttttcatttagcaGCTGCTGAACAAATGCTCAAAATCTGA
- the SFXN4 gene encoding sideroflexin-4, which yields MDANLRFWRTEGQSFFQRFLLWADVLDPLLLLKSSDEIRRTRLLIQNNGKTPSEPIQNDQTKKAFLLSLSSVHPDTDKIIPVLFRAPAFLPISLPLVIVSSAQHQAKHTFFFQFVFHTYTTAFTLINGNGTAKSEEYSLEQKQIFYGLGAISYAACIGALPLVFMNRYTLKSPVMELVVKKLLPAPVLGLMSAFTVAVVRSPEFENGIEVMDRNGKVVGVSQKAGEKAVKETALSRAALFGTTFFLPAVLMHFVERAKFAKTPRALASVRMFMFTSVLAGMLPVSLSMFPQCGEIKRADLEPEIQSATEEMELFYNRGI from the exons atGGACGCCAACCTGCGGTTCTGGAGGACGGAGGGGCAG TCTTTTTtccagaggtttcttctctgGGCGGACGTCCTGgacccgctgctgctgctgaaatcctCC GATGAAATAAGAAGAACCAGGTTATTAATACAAAACAATGGGAAGACCCCAAGTGAGCCCATACAGAATGATCAG acaaaaaaagccttcctgCTAAGCCTG tccAGTGTACATCCTGATACAGACAAGATAATTCCTGTTTTGTTTAGAGCTCCAG ccTTCCTGCCCATATCTCTTCCATTG GTTATTGTTTCATCTGCTCAGCACCAGGCgaagcacacttttttttttcag TTTGTGTTTCACACGTATACCACAGCATTCACCCTAATAAATGGAAATGGTACTGCAAAGTCTGAA GAGTACTCGCTGGAGCAAAAGCAAATCTTCTATGGCTTGGGGGCCATTTCCTATGCAGCATGTATTGGT GCTCTTCCTCTTGTCTTCATGAATCGTTACACATTGAAGAGTCCGGTAATGGAACTAGTCGTCAAAAAGCTTCTACCGGCTCCTGTTCTTG GCTTGATGAGTGCATTTACTGTGGCAGTGGTGAGAAGCCCAGAATTCGAGAATGGAATTGAAGTGATGGACAGGAACGGCAAGGTCGTAGGAGTGTCACAGAAGGCTGGTGAGAAG GCCGTTAAAGAAACAGCCTTGTCCAGAGCAGCCTTGTTTGGGACAACGTTCTTCCTGCCAGCTGTGCTGATGCACTTTGTGGAAAG AGCAAAATTTGCAAAAACTCCACGTGCTTTGGCGTCAGTGAGAATGTTCATGTTTACGTCGGTACTAGCAGGGATGCTGCCAGTCTCGCTGAGCATGTTCCCGCAGTGTGGGGAG ATAAAACGAGCAGACCTTGAACCAGAAATTCAGTCGGCTACAGAAGAAATGGAGTTATTCTACAATAGGGGTATTTAA
- the PRDX3 gene encoding thioredoxin-dependent peroxide reductase, mitochondrial produces the protein MAAALGRLLRSAVPAVGRRLTAQPLPCARRQLSLGCSRLAPAVTQQAPFFKGTAVVNGEFKELSLDDFKGKYLVLFFYPLDFTFVCPTEIVAFSNKANEFRDVNCEVVAVSVDSHFCHLAWINTPRKSGGLGKMNIPVLSDLTKQISRDYGVLLEGPGIALRGLFIIDPNGIVKHLSVNDLPVGRSVDETLRLVKAFQFVETHGEVCPANWTPDSPTIKPSPEGSKEYFEKVHK, from the exons ATGGCCGCCGCGCTGGGAAGGCTGCTGCGCAGCGCG GTGCCCGCTGTCGGGAGGAGGCTGACggcgcagcccctgccctgtgcccgCCGCCAGCTCAGCCTGG GCTGCTCGCGGTTGGCCCCGGCGGTCACACAACAGGCCCCGTTCTTCAAGGGAACGGCCGTTGTTAACGGAGAGTTCAAGGAGCTGAGCCTGGATGACTTCAAGGGGAAATACCTGGTGCTCTTCTTCTACCCCCTGGACTT CACCTTTGTCTGCCCAACAGAAATTGTGGCTTTCAGCAACAAAGCAAATGAATTTCGTGATGTGAACTGTGAAGTTGTGGCAGTTTCTGTGGATTCTCATTTTTGTCATCTGGCCTGGATAAATACACCACGAAAG AGCGGCGGTTTGGGCAAAATGAATATTCCAGTTCTGTCAGACCTCACAAAACAGATCTCCCGTGACTATGGTGTGCTGCTAGAAGGACCTGGTATAGCACTGAG AGGTCTCTTCATCATTGATCCAAATGGGATCGTCAAGCACCTGAGTGTCAATGATCTCCCCGTTGGTCGCAGTGTGGACGAGACGCTCCGGTTGGTGAAAGCATTCCAGTTCGTGGAGACACACGGAGAGGTTTGTCCAGCAAACTGGACTCCAGACTCCCCTACG ATCAAACCAAGCCCAGAAGGTTCTAAAGAATATTTCGAGAAAGTGCATAAATAA